The Anas platyrhynchos isolate ZD024472 breed Pekin duck chromosome Z, IASCAAS_PekinDuck_T2T, whole genome shotgun sequence genome includes a window with the following:
- the CKS2 gene encoding cyclin-dependent kinases regulatory subunit 2, which translates to MTDGVTDGVTDGPATTTTTVSPASKQIYYSDKYFDEQYEYRHVTLPRELLKQVPKTHLMSEEEWRSLGVQQSLGWVHYMIHEPEPHILLFRRPLSKDEQK; encoded by the exons ATGACGGACGGGGTGACGGACGGGGTAACGGACGggcctgccaccaccaccaccactgtcAGCCCGGCCAGCAAGCAGATCTACTACTCCGACAAGTACTTTGACGAGCAGTACGAGTACCG GCATGTGACGCTGCCAAGAGAACTCTTAAAACAAGTGCCAAAAACTCATCTAATGTCTGAAGAGGAGTGGAGAAGTCTTGGTGTTCAGCAGAGTCTCGGATGGGTTCATTATATGATCCACGAGCCTG agcCGCACATTCTTCTCTTTAGAAGACCTCTCTCAAAGGATGAGCAGAAGTGA